The following coding sequences are from one Clostridioides difficile ATCC 9689 = DSM 1296 window:
- a CDS encoding CaiB/BaiF CoA transferase family protein: MKKGALSNIKVLDLTRVLAGPYCTMMLADFGADVIKIEMPRKGDDTRGFGPFVNGESLYYANINRNKKGITLNLKSEEGKNIFLEMVKHADVVVENYRPGVMEKLGLGYDELAKVNNQIIYGAVSGFGCYGPYSERPGYDIIAQAMGGLMSITGQEGGEPTRVGNAMGDVLGGMNLTIGILTALNARKIIGKGQRVDVSLVDSVVSSLETGIQRYFDSGQPELMGNRYASAYPYDSFKASDGSFVIGCGNDKLFEKLCKKVLFREDLLIDERFKTNLNRCEHYKALKPEIEKWSVKHTIKEAVDLISEAGVPAAPIYNLDCVTTDEHIAKAREMIVDISHPIIGNMKVNGNPVKLMTTKAKIDMPAPSLGESNEEIYNGWLGFDSDKIKDLKENGVI, translated from the coding sequence ATGAAAAAAGGAGCATTAAGCAATATAAAGGTACTTGACCTTACAAGAGTTCTTGCAGGTCCATATTGTACAATGATGTTGGCGGATTTTGGAGCTGATGTTATAAAAATAGAGATGCCAAGAAAAGGTGATGATACAAGAGGTTTTGGACCTTTTGTAAATGGAGAGAGTTTATACTATGCAAATATAAATAGAAATAAAAAAGGTATCACTCTAAACCTTAAATCAGAAGAAGGAAAAAATATATTTTTAGAAATGGTAAAACATGCTGATGTTGTAGTAGAAAATTACAGACCAGGTGTAATGGAAAAGTTAGGTCTGGGTTATGATGAGTTGGCTAAAGTTAACAATCAAATAATTTATGGAGCTGTATCAGGATTTGGATGTTATGGACCATATTCAGAACGTCCAGGTTATGATATTATTGCACAGGCAATGGGTGGTCTTATGAGTATAACAGGGCAAGAAGGAGGAGAACCAACGAGAGTTGGTAATGCTATGGGTGATGTACTAGGTGGAATGAATTTAACTATTGGTATACTCACAGCACTCAACGCTAGAAAAATAATAGGAAAAGGACAAAGAGTAGATGTTTCCCTCGTTGATTCTGTTGTATCGTCTCTCGAAACTGGTATACAGAGATACTTTGATTCAGGACAACCTGAACTTATGGGTAATAGATATGCTTCAGCCTATCCTTATGACTCTTTTAAGGCAAGTGATGGAAGTTTTGTAATAGGCTGTGGTAATGACAAACTTTTTGAAAAGTTATGTAAAAAAGTTCTTTTTAGAGAAGACCTTTTAATAGATGAGAGATTTAAAACAAATCTTAATCGTTGTGAACATTACAAGGCTCTTAAACCAGAAATAGAAAAATGGTCTGTTAAGCATACAATAAAAGAAGCAGTTGACTTAATATCAGAGGCTGGAGTTCCTGCTGCTCCTATCTATAATCTTGATTGTGTTACAACAGATGAACATATAGCAAAAGCAAGAGAAATGATTGTAGATATTAGTCATCCTATTATAGGAAATATGAAAGTCAATGGAAATCCAGTTAAGTTGATGACAACAAAAGCTAAAATTGATATGCCAGCACCATCTCTAGGGGAAAGTAACGAGGAGATTTATAATGGTTGGCTTGGTTTTGATAGTGATAAAATAAAAGATTTAAAAGAAAATGGAGTTATTTGA
- a CDS encoding enoyl-CoA hydratase-related protein, with amino-acid sequence MESVMENLNNLKVELKDKVCVITINRPKALNALNSDTLRELSQVIDVVSENEAILGVIITGEGKVFVAGADIRQMQNYKSEEGRKYAGYAQGIFDKIEALEKTVIAAVNGYALGGGCELAMSCDIRIASEKAIFGQPEVNLGVIPCFGGTQRLSRLVGTGIAKELIFTGRQVNAEEAKSIGLINKVVPSDLLLEESMKMMNQIVEKAPIAIRYAKVVINKGIDMDLKNALELEKDIAGLTFATRDKQEGMNAFIEKRKPVFENK; translated from the coding sequence ATGGAATCTGTAATGGAAAATTTGAACAATCTTAAGGTGGAGCTTAAGGACAAAGTCTGTGTTATTACTATAAATAGACCTAAAGCTTTAAATGCTCTTAATAGTGACACTCTTAGGGAACTATCACAAGTTATTGATGTAGTATCAGAAAATGAGGCAATATTAGGAGTTATTATTACTGGAGAAGGTAAAGTTTTTGTAGCTGGTGCTGATATACGCCAGATGCAAAACTATAAAAGTGAGGAAGGCAGAAAATATGCAGGTTATGCTCAGGGAATTTTTGATAAAATTGAAGCTCTGGAGAAAACAGTAATAGCAGCAGTTAATGGATATGCATTAGGTGGTGGATGTGAACTTGCTATGAGTTGTGATATTAGAATTGCATCAGAAAAGGCTATATTTGGACAACCTGAAGTTAATTTAGGAGTTATTCCATGTTTTGGTGGAACTCAAAGATTATCAAGACTTGTTGGAACTGGAATAGCTAAAGAGTTAATTTTTACGGGGAGACAAGTAAATGCAGAAGAAGCTAAATCTATTGGGCTTATTAATAAAGTGGTTCCAAGTGATTTACTTTTAGAAGAGTCTATGAAGATGATGAACCAAATAGTTGAAAAAGCGCCAATAGCAATAAGATATGCAAAAGTTGTTATTAACAAAGGGATAGATATGGATTTAAAGAATGCTCTTGAACTAGAGAAAGATATTGCAGGTTTAACTTTTGCTACAAGAGATAAGCAAGAAGGAATGAATGCATTTATAGAAAAGAGAAAGCCAGTTTTTGAAAATAAGTAG
- a CDS encoding GntP family permease — MNTGVIISLVGIIIALSLLVVMVMKGINIFIIAIVCSSLVAITGSLNVYDALKVDYMTGFVGFLQANFFIFLTGTLMGKIMEITGGAKSIAKMIVRWIGKDKALLSIPIACGILAYGGVSVFVVSFAVFPIALEIFKEADLPRRFIPAALTFGCSTFAMVAPGAPQIQNIVPASTLGTDIMAGAVNGFISCAVMFIVGSTILYKMVSKEKANGGHFIAHESDIFDEAEATNSKRENGPNGVIALIPLIVSILIINVKVNGKAIVPIEVGVFIGALLVYLLLNKYQDNTKIVGHVGDACKTTVVAICNTCAVVAFGSVVKSAVGFDFIVNAMTNIPGPPIAGAAVGTTVIAGICGSASGGLGIAAPLLGPVFLAKGVSAAALTRTMAISSAALDSLPHNGYIVTVTNGLCKETHKDAYMPIFWVTVLTPFIGTIVAVLLFTMFPGLP, encoded by the coding sequence ATGAATACGGGAGTAATTATAAGTTTAGTAGGGATTATCATAGCTCTATCTCTTCTAGTTGTAATGGTTATGAAGGGAATAAATATTTTTATTATAGCAATTGTATGTTCATCATTAGTTGCTATAACAGGAAGCCTAAATGTGTATGATGCACTTAAAGTGGATTATATGACAGGGTTTGTTGGATTTCTTCAGGCAAATTTCTTTATTTTCCTAACAGGTACATTAATGGGAAAAATAATGGAGATTACTGGTGGAGCAAAATCTATTGCTAAGATGATTGTAAGATGGATTGGGAAGGATAAAGCACTACTTTCTATTCCAATAGCTTGTGGAATATTAGCCTATGGTGGAGTAAGTGTTTTCGTTGTAAGTTTTGCAGTGTTTCCGATAGCTTTAGAAATTTTTAAAGAAGCTGATTTGCCACGAAGATTTATACCAGCAGCTTTGACTTTTGGATGCTCAACTTTTGCTATGGTTGCACCAGGGGCACCACAAATTCAGAATATTGTTCCAGCATCAACATTAGGGACAGATATTATGGCTGGAGCAGTAAATGGTTTTATATCATGTGCAGTAATGTTTATAGTTGGAAGTACAATTTTGTACAAAATGGTTTCAAAAGAAAAAGCCAATGGTGGTCATTTTATAGCACATGAGTCAGATATATTTGATGAAGCAGAAGCAACTAATTCTAAGAGAGAAAATGGTCCCAATGGTGTAATTGCCTTAATTCCATTGATAGTGTCAATTTTAATAATTAATGTAAAAGTTAATGGAAAAGCGATAGTACCAATTGAGGTGGGAGTATTTATTGGAGCTTTATTAGTATATTTATTGTTAAATAAATATCAAGATAATACTAAAATAGTTGGACATGTTGGTGATGCATGTAAAACTACAGTAGTAGCAATATGTAATACTTGTGCTGTAGTTGCATTTGGTTCAGTAGTAAAATCAGCAGTTGGTTTTGACTTCATAGTTAATGCCATGACTAATATTCCTGGTCCTCCTATTGCAGGGGCTGCAGTTGGAACTACAGTTATTGCAGGTATTTGTGGGTCAGCTTCAGGTGGACTAGGAATTGCAGCTCCACTTCTTGGACCAGTATTTTTAGCCAAGGGTGTTTCCGCTGCAGCATTAACTAGGACTATGGCAATTTCATCAGCAGCATTAGATTCACTTCCACACAATGGATATATTGTTACTGTAACAAATGGTCTTTGTAAAGAAACACATAAGGATGCCTATATGCCAATATTCTGGGTAACTGTTTTAACCCCATTTATTGGAACCATAGTAGCAGTCCTACTGTTTACAATGTTCCCGGGATTGCCATAA
- a CDS encoding CaiB/BaiF CoA transferase family protein, with translation MLNKPLEGVKVIDLTYFVAGPGTSKILADWGADVIKVEPSFGDPGRKTGATMTMPIDDYNNPFYSTYNSNKRGLSINLKSETGIEIMDKLLSEANVFVSSYRTGALKRLGLDYESLSKKHPHLIWGQINGFGDFGPAKDNAGFDTVAFWARSGAMLDIAEKDTSPINPPIAFGDATTSCSLSGGICAALYQQAKTGKGQKVMASLFGQAIWNASSLLASTQFSDEYPKTRKNAISPVINSYRCKDGKWIFLSILEHERYFEALCRLFGREDLIKEEKFASSVESKKNATELISILDGEFAKFTQNEMVEKLTAADIAHEKIQHVNDVVTDEQAIANNYIYEHTSKNGNKTMLASTPVKFGNIEVNMTCDAPLIGEHSDEILRELGYSDSDIEALIESGIVTMNKEACEIC, from the coding sequence GTGTTAAATAAACCATTAGAGGGAGTTAAGGTTATTGACCTAACGTATTTTGTAGCAGGTCCAGGGACTTCTAAAATATTAGCTGACTGGGGTGCTGACGTTATTAAGGTAGAGCCAAGCTTTGGAGACCCAGGAAGAAAGACAGGGGCAACAATGACAATGCCAATAGATGATTATAATAATCCTTTTTACAGCACATATAATTCAAATAAAAGAGGTTTGTCTATAAATCTTAAGAGTGAAACTGGAATTGAAATTATGGATAAGCTTTTAAGCGAAGCAAACGTATTTGTTTCAAGTTATAGAACAGGAGCGTTAAAAAGACTAGGTCTTGATTATGAATCATTAAGTAAAAAGCATCCACACCTTATCTGGGGTCAGATAAATGGTTTTGGCGATTTTGGACCTGCTAAGGATAATGCAGGATTTGATACAGTTGCCTTTTGGGCAAGAAGTGGGGCTATGCTTGATATAGCAGAAAAAGATACAAGTCCAATAAATCCACCTATAGCCTTTGGAGATGCAACAACTTCTTGTAGTTTATCTGGAGGAATATGTGCAGCTTTGTACCAGCAAGCTAAGACTGGCAAAGGACAAAAAGTAATGGCATCTTTATTTGGGCAAGCAATATGGAATGCATCATCTTTATTAGCATCTACACAGTTTAGTGATGAGTATCCAAAAACTAGAAAAAATGCTATTTCACCAGTAATAAATTCTTATCGTTGTAAGGATGGAAAGTGGATATTCTTAAGTATTTTAGAGCATGAAAGATATTTTGAGGCACTTTGTAGATTATTTGGAAGAGAAGACTTAATAAAAGAAGAGAAATTTGCATCTTCAGTAGAAAGTAAGAAAAATGCCACAGAACTTATTAGTATTTTGGATGGTGAATTTGCAAAGTTTACTCAAAATGAGATGGTTGAAAAACTTACTGCTGCTGATATAGCTCATGAAAAAATTCAACATGTTAATGATGTAGTGACTGATGAACAGGCTATTGCTAATAACTATATATATGAACATACAAGTAAAAATGGGAATAAGACAATGCTTGCATCTACTCCAGTTAAATTTGGAAATATTGAAGTTAACATGACTTGTGATGCTCCACTTATAGGAGAACATTCAGATGAGATATTGAGAGAACTTGGATACAGTGATTCTGATATAGAAGCTCTAATTGAATCTGGAATTGTAACAATGAATAAAGAAGCATGTGAAATATGTTAA
- the acrC gene encoding acryloyl-CoA reductase, protein MDFRLTEAQLMLQRVAKEFAENEIAPIAAETDKTGIFPRELFSKMAKIGFNGIGTPVEYSGSGGADIEKVIVVTEIAKKCAASAAILSIHTIYAQAILKFGTEEQKKKYLPMMAEGGCVGAFALTEPNAGSDAARAATTAIIDEETDEYVLNGTKCFISGGGQAESLIIFALTDPSKGIKGMSAIIVDKGTPGFSIGKIEEKMGIHGSETAELIFDNCRVPKSNLLGKEGKGFNIAMTCLDGARIGVGAQAVGIAEGALEESIKYSKERVQFGKPISALQGIQWYIADMATMVESAKLLVYYAADLKARGEKHTKEAAMAKYNASRTAREVTNLALQIHGGYGYMKDYPLERMYRDAKITEIYEGTSEIHKVVISRAVLG, encoded by the coding sequence ATGGATTTTAGATTAACAGAAGCACAATTAATGCTTCAAAGAGTAGCAAAAGAATTTGCAGAGAATGAAATAGCACCAATAGCTGCTGAAACAGACAAAACAGGTATTTTTCCAAGGGAGCTTTTTAGCAAAATGGCTAAAATAGGATTTAATGGAATTGGAACACCTGTAGAGTATAGTGGTTCTGGTGGGGCAGATATAGAAAAGGTAATTGTTGTTACTGAGATTGCCAAAAAATGTGCAGCATCTGCAGCAATATTATCAATACACACAATATATGCTCAAGCTATTTTGAAATTTGGTACTGAGGAACAAAAGAAAAAATACCTTCCAATGATGGCTGAAGGTGGGTGTGTAGGTGCTTTTGCCTTAACCGAACCTAATGCTGGTTCAGATGCTGCGAGAGCTGCAACAACTGCAATTATTGATGAAGAAACTGATGAATATGTTTTAAATGGAACTAAGTGTTTTATTTCTGGTGGAGGTCAAGCAGAATCATTAATAATATTTGCATTGACAGACCCATCAAAGGGAATAAAGGGAATGTCTGCTATCATTGTCGACAAAGGTACTCCAGGTTTTTCAATAGGAAAAATTGAAGAAAAAATGGGTATTCATGGTTCAGAAACTGCAGAGTTAATATTTGATAACTGTAGAGTTCCAAAGTCTAACTTATTAGGAAAAGAAGGTAAAGGATTTAATATAGCTATGACTTGTTTAGATGGAGCAAGAATTGGAGTTGGAGCTCAAGCTGTAGGAATTGCTGAAGGGGCTTTAGAAGAAAGTATCAAATATTCTAAAGAAAGAGTCCAGTTTGGCAAGCCAATTTCAGCTTTGCAAGGTATTCAATGGTATATAGCAGATATGGCGACAATGGTGGAATCAGCAAAATTATTAGTATATTATGCTGCAGATTTGAAAGCTAGAGGAGAAAAACACACTAAAGAAGCTGCTATGGCAAAATACAATGCGTCACGTACTGCAAGAGAGGTTACAAATTTAGCCCTTCAAATCCATGGTGGATATGGATATATGAAGGATTATCCATTAGAGAGAATGTACAGAGATGCCAAAATAACAGAAATTTACGAAGGTACTTCAGAAATACACAAAGTTGTTATTTCAAGAGCAGTACTAGGATAG
- a CDS encoding electron transfer flavoprotein subunit beta/FixA family protein encodes MNIVVCLKQVPDTNEVKINKETGTLIRDGVPSIINPDDRNALEEALKMKDELGAVIKVISMGPPQAKSALKEALAMGADEAYLISDRAFGGSDTWATSTIIAAAIEKVGKYDVIFCGRQAIDGDTAQVGPEVAEFLGIPQVTYAKEVKVQDDKLLVTRYTETGDYLIEAKMPVLLTAIKELNNPRYPSVKGILEAYNNGDAKITVLTLADLDVDTTQIGLKGSPTNVYKSFVPVKDKHNEIIEGINKKEKAEKLIEILFDLKLV; translated from the coding sequence ATGAATATAGTTGTTTGCTTAAAGCAAGTTCCAGATACTAATGAAGTTAAAATAAATAAAGAGACAGGTACTCTAATAAGAGATGGTGTACCAAGTATAATCAATCCAGATGATAGAAATGCTTTAGAAGAAGCTCTAAAAATGAAAGATGAACTAGGAGCAGTGATTAAGGTTATAAGCATGGGACCTCCTCAAGCTAAAAGTGCTTTAAAAGAAGCTTTGGCAATGGGAGCTGATGAAGCTTATTTAATCTCAGATAGAGCTTTTGGTGGTTCAGATACTTGGGCTACATCTACAATTATTGCTGCTGCTATAGAGAAGGTTGGAAAGTATGATGTAATATTCTGCGGAAGACAAGCTATAGATGGAGATACAGCTCAGGTTGGACCAGAGGTTGCAGAATTTTTAGGGATACCACAAGTTACTTATGCGAAAGAAGTAAAGGTTCAAGATGACAAATTACTAGTAACTCGTTATACAGAGACAGGGGATTATTTAATAGAAGCAAAGATGCCAGTTTTATTAACTGCTATAAAAGAGTTAAACAATCCAAGATATCCAAGTGTCAAGGGAATCTTAGAAGCTTATAATAATGGAGATGCAAAGATTACTGTATTAACACTTGCAGATTTAGATGTTGATACAACTCAAATTGGATTAAAGGGTTCACCTACAAACGTTTATAAGTCTTTTGTACCAGTTAAAGACAAGCATAATGAAATAATAGAAGGTATAAATAAAAAAGAAAAAGCTGAGAAACTAATAGAAATACTATTCGATTTGAAACTAGTATAG
- a CDS encoding electron transfer flavoprotein subunit alpha/FixB family protein produces the protein MRAKVNQGINLNDYNGVWVIGEQREGKINPVTIELIGEGRKLADQLGKELAVVIAGYEVEKEVKELLHYSVDKVYYINDPLLKDFTTDGYAISIANLIERKKPEVVLVGATSIGRDIAPRIAGKVGTGLTADCTKLEIDSTDNKLLQTRPAFGGNLMATIVCPKNRPQMSTVRPGVMAKAVRNESETGILEVVTPELTEKMIRTRLVEILPQEKKSVNLTDARIIVSGGRGLKRAEGFELIKELADKLGAEIGASRAAVDSGWIEHSHQVGQTGTTVRPELYIACGISGAIQHLAGMSDSKYIVAINKDAKAPIFSICDYGIVGDLYEIIPEMIESLNR, from the coding sequence ATGAGAGCAAAAGTTAATCAAGGTATAAATTTAAATGATTATAATGGTGTTTGGGTAATAGGAGAGCAAAGGGAAGGTAAAATTAATCCTGTTACGATAGAACTTATTGGTGAAGGAAGAAAGCTTGCTGACCAATTAGGAAAAGAGCTTGCAGTTGTGATAGCTGGATATGAAGTAGAGAAAGAAGTGAAGGAATTACTTCACTATAGTGTTGATAAAGTATATTACATCAATGACCCTCTTCTTAAAGATTTCACTACTGATGGATATGCAATTTCAATTGCAAATTTAATCGAAAGAAAAAAGCCAGAGGTTGTATTGGTTGGTGCTACTTCTATAGGAAGAGATATAGCGCCTAGAATTGCAGGTAAGGTTGGAACAGGTCTAACTGCTGACTGTACAAAACTTGAAATAGATTCAACAGATAATAAGTTATTACAAACAAGACCAGCATTTGGTGGAAATTTAATGGCCACTATTGTTTGTCCAAAAAATAGACCACAGATGTCAACAGTTCGTCCAGGAGTTATGGCAAAAGCTGTAAGAAACGAATCAGAGACTGGAATTTTAGAAGTTGTTACTCCAGAACTTACTGAAAAAATGATTAGAACTAGATTAGTAGAGATACTTCCACAAGAAAAGAAATCTGTAAATCTAACTGATGCTAGAATAATAGTATCAGGGGGAAGAGGATTAAAAAGAGCAGAAGGATTTGAGCTTATAAAAGAATTGGCTGATAAATTGGGGGCAGAGATTGGTGCTTCAAGAGCAGCAGTAGATTCAGGGTGGATAGAACATTCTCATCAAGTGGGACAAACAGGAACTACTGTTAGACCAGAACTATACATTGCATGTGGAATATCTGGAGCAATACAACATTTAGCAGGTATGAGTGATTCTAAATATATAGTTGCTATAAATAAAGATGCAAAAGCCCCTATTTTTAGTATATGTGACTATGGAATAGTAGGAGATTTATATGAAATTATACCTGAAATGATAGAATCATTAAATAGGTAA
- a CDS encoding sigma-54 interaction domain-containing protein produces the protein MKEQWYKDIFARVLSMTDDGFIVVNTSGVIIDINDKYCDFLGKERKDIIGQNIQSIIPNTKMLDVMKNKYCEEGAIHHYSGGNTKEKSVIVSRSYVENDNGEVVAGVAQVKFRLQSFDVAKKLMSEYMELQYYKEQFKDNCGFDKLIGENRDFIELKKTGVKASKTNFPVLLTGETGTGKEVFARAIHNNSSRSDKPMVSINCAAIPEELLESELFGYDEGAFTGAKKGGKKGKFLVANNGTIFLDEIGDMPLTMQAKLLRVLQESEIEPVGGLKTIKIDVRVISATRKNLSKMVEEGLFREDLYYRLNVINIHMMELKDRQDDILLLANYILNKLNVEYKELKVLSDKVKNCFINYTWPGNIRELQNVIKSAYAVSDDMVIMMCDLPSKMDNISRVAQCNVDSNCSIHEMVENYEKSLIIDVLRKYNWKCSKAAEVMGIHKSLLYKKIKKYEIELNN, from the coding sequence ATGAAAGAGCAGTGGTATAAGGATATATTTGCAAGAGTATTATCTATGACTGATGATGGTTTTATTGTTGTAAATACAAGTGGAGTAATAATAGATATTAATGATAAATATTGTGACTTTTTAGGAAAAGAAAGAAAAGATATAATAGGACAAAATATACAAAGTATTATACCAAATACAAAAATGCTAGATGTTATGAAAAATAAGTATTGTGAAGAAGGAGCTATACATCATTATTCAGGTGGAAATACAAAAGAAAAAAGTGTAATAGTAAGTAGGTCTTATGTGGAAAATGACAATGGAGAAGTAGTTGCAGGAGTAGCTCAAGTTAAATTTAGATTGCAATCATTTGATGTAGCTAAAAAGTTAATGTCAGAATATATGGAGCTCCAATATTATAAAGAGCAGTTTAAGGATAACTGTGGTTTTGACAAGCTCATAGGTGAAAATAGAGACTTCATAGAACTTAAGAAAACAGGTGTGAAAGCTTCTAAAACAAACTTTCCAGTACTTTTAACGGGTGAAACAGGCACAGGTAAAGAAGTTTTTGCTAGAGCAATTCACAATAATAGCAGTAGGTCAGATAAACCTATGGTTAGTATAAATTGCGCTGCAATACCAGAAGAATTATTAGAGTCAGAGCTATTTGGCTATGACGAAGGAGCTTTTACAGGAGCAAAAAAGGGTGGTAAAAAAGGTAAATTTTTAGTTGCGAATAATGGTACAATCTTTTTAGACGAGATAGGTGACATGCCTTTGACCATGCAAGCAAAACTTTTAAGAGTTCTTCAGGAAAGTGAGATAGAACCAGTGGGAGGTCTTAAAACTATAAAGATAGATGTAAGAGTAATCTCTGCCACAAGAAAGAATTTAAGTAAAATGGTTGAAGAGGGATTATTTAGAGAAGACCTATACTATAGATTAAATGTAATAAACATTCATATGATGGAATTGAAGGACAGGCAAGATGATATTTTATTGCTAGCAAATTATATATTAAACAAATTAAATGTTGAATACAAGGAATTGAAGGTTTTAAGTGATAAGGTTAAAAATTGTTTTATTAACTATACTTGGCCGGGAAATATAAGAGAACTACAAAATGTAATAAAAAGTGCCTATGCTGTAAGTGATGATATGGTCATTATGATGTGTGACCTTCCATCTAAGATGGATAATATCAGCAGAGTAGCTCAATGTAATGTGGATAGCAATTGTTCAATTCATGAAATGGTTGAGAATTATGAAAAGAGCTTAATTATTGATGTGTTAAGGAAGTATAATTGGAAATGTTCTAAGGCAGCAGAGGTTATGGGAATACACAAGAGTCTTTTATATAAGAAAATAAAAAAGTATGAAATTGAATTAAATAATTAA
- a CDS encoding DUF4116 domain-containing protein, producing MHEDKNDIFESIDTEDFDNKTEEECLELVRKNGLNLIYIKNQTEEICLEAVRQNCNAIKCVQNQTEKICIEAVKQDWRMLEFVEEPTEEICMLAINQDGTALKYIENQTEELCLRAVEKNGAALEYVKEQTEEICIEAVRNSEFGLARVKNQTEKICMEAVKHCSYNLKWVENQTEEICMEAVRQNGLDLKFVKNQTETICLRAVRQNGMALEFVKEQTVGICLKAVRQYGMALKFVKEQTEEICTEAIKQDKRALSFVKGDKEKYKALYDNNEPFAKRYVRNVIEKENRALIKKGEENAKIKIAGKLYDRGMSFEDISYIVEIEISKLKVSLGVF from the coding sequence ATGCATGAAGATAAAAATGATATATTTGAATCAATAGATACTGAGGATTTTGATAATAAAACAGAAGAAGAATGTTTAGAGCTAGTAAGAAAAAATGGATTGAATTTAATATACATAAAAAATCAAACAGAAGAGATATGTCTAGAGGCTGTTAGACAAAATTGTAATGCAATAAAATGTGTTCAGAATCAGACAGAAAAAATATGTATAGAAGCAGTTAAACAAGATTGGAGAATGTTAGAATTTGTGGAAGAGCCAACAGAAGAAATTTGCATGTTGGCTATTAACCAAGATGGAACAGCATTAAAATATATAGAAAATCAGACAGAGGAGTTATGCTTAAGAGCCGTTGAAAAAAATGGTGCAGCTTTGGAGTATGTAAAAGAACAAACAGAAGAAATATGTATAGAAGCAGTTAGAAACAGCGAATTTGGATTGGCAAGAGTGAAAAATCAAACAGAAAAAATATGTATGGAAGCAGTTAAGCATTGTAGCTATAATCTAAAATGGGTAGAAAATCAAACAGAAGAAATATGTATGGAAGCAGTGAGACAAAATGGGCTTGATTTGAAATTTGTAAAAAATCAAACAGAAACAATCTGTTTAAGAGCAGTAAGACAAAATGGAATGGCATTAGAATTTGTAAAGGAACAGACTGTTGGTATATGCTTAAAGGCAGTAAGACAATATGGAATGGCATTAAAATTTGTAAAAGAACAAACAGAAGAAATTTGTACAGAAGCTATAAAACAAGATAAAAGAGCACTTAGTTTTGTAAAAGGAGATAAGGAAAAATACAAGGCTCTATATGATAATAATGAACCATTTGCAAAGAGATATGTTAGAAATGTAATAGAAAAAGAAAACAGAGCATTGATTAAAAAAGGAGAAGAAAATGCAAAAATCAAAATTGCAGGAAAACTTTATGATAGAGGCATGTCTTTTGAAGATATATCATATATAGTTGAGATTGAAATAAGCAAGTTAAAAGTGAGTTTAGGTGTTTTTTAA
- a CDS encoding flavodoxin family protein: MKITVLYQTRSGNTERVAKLIEDGAKKVDGVDVKLMRLDNIDLDYLNESKAVIFGTPTYLANTTWEVKKWFDEDSKKVNLAGKLGAVFATCDYICGGPDVAILTIVGHLMVKGMLVYSGGGSLGKPFIHLGHVHSIEGPELQDEKAIIFGERIATKAKELFA, encoded by the coding sequence TTGAAGATTACAGTATTATACCAAACAAGAAGTGGAAACACAGAAAGGGTCGCTAAGCTGATAGAAGATGGAGCTAAAAAGGTGGATGGAGTAGATGTAAAGCTTATGAGACTTGATAATATTGATTTAGATTATTTAAATGAAAGTAAAGCAGTAATATTTGGAACACCTACTTATTTAGCAAATACAACTTGGGAAGTAAAAAAATGGTTTGATGAAGATTCAAAAAAAGTTAATTTAGCTGGAAAATTAGGAGCTGTTTTTGCTACATGTGATTATATATGTGGAGGTCCAGATGTTGCGATACTTACTATAGTAGGACATTTGATGGTTAAAGGGATGCTTGTGTATTCTGGAGGTGGTTCTTTAGGAAAGCCATTTATACATTTAGGACATGTACATTCAATTGAAGGTCCAGAGTTACAAGATGAGAAGGCTATAATATTTGGTGAAAGAATTGCTACTAAGGCAAAAGAACTATTTGCTTAA